GCCTCACAGGCTCTGAGACATCTTTGATGCAGTTTAATCCCTTTAAATTCATGTTTGTGCACCACAGTTAAACATATGTTTGAGAACAAAGGGCTAGCACATGTTAAACTGGCTCACAGACAcaatttcaatttctttgtGAGTCATTAAAGGCTGTGGAGTGAAGACAGACCCCATTTTCTGAGTCATTTCCCATTTACACCATAGATATGATCTGCATGTCATGTACAGTAAAcctatttcagtattttttctccCAGTCATCCCTGTTACTGttcatcccttccctctgtgctAGCCCACTTAATTATTATAAGGGTTTGGGAACTGTCTAGTGCTAATTTTGTAAAGCATTAGCACTTGGAATTTGTCTGTGTTATGAATTACTGGTGAAGTTATAGAAGACAACTGGTGACCATTGAGAAGCTGATTAAATAGTCCTCCAGgggatttttctccctgtttaagaccaaaaaaaaaagcagcattacaAAGACTTGCAGAAGCTGTGCCCAGGCACAGATTACCTCCTGTGATCACACTGAACATTTGATATTGGTTATTTGTAGtaacagccagagctgcagtggaggagcagcagtttCCTTTGGAAGGTCTGTCAGGGAAATGCTTTCAACCTTGTGTCCTTTGTCTTAGACTTTCCAGCATGAGCTGATATCCAGCTTTCTCCAGCAATATGTAGGATGTGTCTTTTTTCACAACTTGGCTAAGTTTTTTTGGgctggtgcctttttttttttttggcctgaCTACATTGTTCACTTTGAAATGTTATTCATGGCCACTTCTGatgcaggaattccctgggacTGGTTTGTTCTGCATGATGAGTTGCCTTCTCAAGATGAGGATTACAAGAGTCATCTTTAACAAACACTTTTGTGTAGAAATGTGTCTGAATTGGGCTGAGAGTCTGCAGCCAAGCTCAAGGGCTGTTGTTCTCCTGAGAAATTCAGCTCTCTCTTGGGTTGTTTGGATTTcccttggaattttttcccctttcagttAGCGTTAGAggagtttttttatttatttttaagggatGCCACTAAGTTACTCATCAACAACCACATTTTTAGTTCTCAGTCTTGGGTGTGTGAGCTAAGTTAGTCCTCATTCCCTGCCTCATTTCTTGGTGAACCTGCTGCCCATCCATTCCTCTCCCTCTTGGCACTGTCTTACCATTCAttccctgtttatttttccatccttGTTTCCAGGAGGAACTGGTCCCACCTCTgacacaggctggggctgcatgCTGCGCTGTGGCCAGATGATCTTTGCTCAGGCCTTGGTCTGCAGGCATTTGGGAAGAGGTAAACCAGGGCACAGCCCACACTGACTTCCAGAGCCATGTGCTCCCAGGAGTGCAGCACTTGGAAGAGCAGAGATAAcaaggacacagctgggaatCACTGAGGGTTCTATAACTTTTTCTTCACTCTTCTCAAGTTCAGGGCTGTTGAGAGAATAGTCTACTTGGAACTCTCTGGggatatttgtattttctgattttgtgtttatttgctttcctgTGGGTGATGGGACTTTATCCCAGCTGTAAGaatgttttctgttattttaaaattagccCTTTACTGTTGGGAATGCCTAGTAATAATATGACAGtgtgaaaattaaattggtCAGTACACAGGAAGAGAATTGCAGCTTGCAGCCTCTGGTTGCTAATAAGTACCATGTTTATTTCAAATACCCCTTGTCTGTCCTAGACTGGAGGTGGATAAAAGGGAAGAGGCAGATGGATGATTACTTCAACGTTCTTAATGCCTTCATTGACAAAAAAGACAGCTACTACTCTATTCACCAGATAGGTAAGAAGGAATAAATGCTCAGATGTAGCAAATGGGCCAAGGGGGGCTCTCACCTTGATACAAACTGctctgaaaaatcagagaagCAGCCTGTTCTAGTGTTTCATGTGGGGTGAACAGAACTCAGATCATAGGAGTGGTCTAGTGATTAAACACTGGGAAAAGCTCCTTCTGAGGCAGCACTGCCCTTTGaacttctgtgctgctgcattttggggaaggaatttgCTCTGCAATCCTTCAGGATGTGTTCCTCACCCCTTTGAAACAGTGAACACTGCTGATTCAATAGAGAATTCTTCCCTATTAAATACAAGCCTGATCAAGAAGGGATTCATTGTGGATGAAATTATTGACTAtattattctgtgtttttgttgtgCTGCAGCCCAGATGGGAGTCGGGGAGGGGAAATCCATAGGCCAGTGGTACGGACCAAACACGGTCGCACAGGTGCTCAAGTAAGTGctgcccttttcctttcctccaggcaCTGGGGCTGGTTGGTGTGTGGTACCTCTGACCTGATAGGGTTCTGCCTGACTTTGGAGCATGGGCTACCTTTAATAACACCCTCCCTCCTCTCACCATTCTCCCCTCACATCAGCAGGTGAGCAGGCAGCGCCCTGGAATAGGCTGGAATTGCCtaacagcagctttcccaggtCAAAGCACATTTCACAGCTTAATTGATAACACCAATCTCTCCTAATCCAGGTTCTTCTCTCTGATATACCACCACCTTTGCCTTGTAGTTGTAGTAATCCTTcattacttacagtaatttcatgattataagccgcaccattttgactaaaattttggtccgaacctggaagtgcggcttataatcaggtgtggcttatatatggacaaagaacgagaagttgctgttttagtttggaggacaggtgtctgctgatAAAGGCAGCagctttctttgaaatggagaatgtaaaccccctccctccaaattattgtaattttgaaatcaaggggctctcaggcaaagatatgggaattaggaataacagttctttactagggaaattaaaatagaaatacagtactacaaagaaacaaactccaaaccctgacagactcagagtacaacctgacaccccgtcaggcagggtgttggcagcagtcccattccatggtggctgcatcctcctgcagtgacagatgtgattcagttggagcagtgctcctgtacaagatgcagtttccctctaaaggtccagtggtgatgaggagaaatctggttttcctcttgagtccagtggagaaagaggctcccttagtgtcccaaaacttctgtttttatcttggtaagaaatgttgggctcttccccctggctggagcaactcccaatggggtgcagtaattttatcattcccacagtgggactcaatggccatgagcagaaaatgactggctggaggaaggatgggttgtgaaaagataaagaacaatgccctgcctggtttcaatggatggcccattagcagaatatctgcagttgagataaggatcactgcccccaccctcaacagatggtgatagaacagataccttttagCACAGTCTGTtttgtaatgtgcggcttataatcgtgaaattacttacttgtttttcattttcctctagAAAACTTGCAACTTTTGATACATGGAGTTCCCTGGCAGTGCACATAGCCATGGACAACACAGTGGTGATGGAAGAAATCCGTAAGTTTCACATGGAGGTAGAATGTGATATATCCTGGGCAGCAAGAGCCCAGAAAAAAAGCTGGAGAGCACAACAAGCGTGAAGTACATGTTCTGTCTTTGAGAAATTGTTCTCTGTGAaggaggtgaggccctggcacaagttgtccagagaagctgtagctgccccatccctggaattgtccaaggccaggttgaatggggcttggagcaacctgggatagtggaaggggTGGAACagaatgagctttaagatctcttccaacaCTCATGATCTGTGAAagctgtgtccaggtgtgctaaaagaaggtgaaaattgCTGTTCTAGGGCAAGGAAGGGACTTGTTTGACTTTCATTTCATCTGATGATGCCTCTGGATCTGGAGAGAAGGTTTGCTAACCTTCAGAAAACATATGAGGGCTGTTTGGTAGGCACTGTCAGACTTGTTTATGGCCACAAGAACCAAGCAGTAAATGACTGGTTCCTCTCTCACATAACTGGTAGGGAGGATTCTGCTCTTGGACAGAGTAAGAAAGCCAGAACAGATCTGAAGAGGAAAAGGGCCAATATTGGCATGGGGAGAGGATAAGAAGGAAATCCACCACTCATAATTTTAAGGAATATTCACTGATGATTTCTtgtgttctctttttttgtttgctttttggggCATCCTGCTGACAGGCTGGCTCTGGAGGCTCAGCTCTTCTTGCCATCCTGAGCCTGCCTGTTCTGGCTGCAGAACTGCAGTAACCAAAGCTACAAAGCTGAGCACCTGCACTGCTGGTTGCTGCAACCCTGCATGGTCCTGGCCTCAGCAGCCTTCCCATGGCTTGCTTCAGGCTAATTCCTGAGGCAATGAGCCCACCCGGCACAAGTTGCAGTGTTtctgccagggcagtgctctgAAACAGCTGGTGTAGGGTTACAGGTGAGACTGTGGCAGGCACTATTTAGGCTGGCTTGGCTGCTACAAGGCCAAGATCAATAGCCAGGCAATTTTTGCCTGGAGTGCAGGACAGTCACTTTATAAAGTCACATCTCTTGTCAGGTAGTCTCAGTTGGATCTGACTGAGAGGTGTCTGTCTAACCTCAGCTGAAGTTGTGTGCTGATGCCCTTGGCTTAAAAAAAGGccaaatttaaaacagaaattggATTATCTTTCATCTTCAGCCTGCAAGTATCACTTCTAGAGCTGAAGCATGCTGGCTACAAGGCTGAAGTGTGCTTCAGGCTCTGTCTGTGTGGCACTGGCTGTTCAGTCCATACAACTTGTCATGGGCAGGGAGATGTGTGCTTGTTTTCCTCAAATGTGGATCATAATGTACCTGTTCAAGATCTGAAAGTCACTGTGAGAGTGGCTTTGATGTGTAATGTGTCTGTAGGTGTGTGTGTGATACCTTGTGGCCAAACATCTTGGATAAAAGTAATATTGTTTCATACATCTGTTAATTCTGTCACTGATAGGGTTCAGCCAAAGGTTCACAGGAAATGTCATTTGTTACAGCAGTGAAGAAACATTGatctttttcccttctgtgtcAGTGTTCCATGAGAAAGGGCATCTCAGCTGGCCTGAGATGGAGGAGAATCCTGTGCATCACAAAGTTAGTGAGAATCCAAGACAGTTTAAAGCCAGtacctgccagcagcagctgcagcaggagaggtgtCATGTCAGATCTGTTGGAATATGTTTGTGGTAAATGATTTGGATCCAGCTGGGAAGCTTTAGGCaggttctgctgtgctgtggcaccACAGAACTGCAAAGCCTGCCAGACAGCAAGGTGAATTTAGCCTGTGCCAAGCTCTCTGCTGCTTACACTGCAGGTAGATATGTTCATACACAGTGAGGGATTGCCATGTGCTTTGCCTGATGAGGAAACCTGCAGTGACACCCCATTCAGCAACAGCCCTGGCTTGGCAGCTGATATCAGATCATCTGGACAGGCAGGCTGCTGCAACAAAAAACCTACTTTAACAGGAGAAATTGCTACCAATAATGAGTTTGAGTTTGCTCAGAACCTCTGGTAACTATGTCTGTGCCTCAGATGCACACATACATCTTCTCCCTTCCTGAGGAACAGTAAAGGGAGGAACTGCAAGAGGCTTTAGATCAAAGTCCTGTTTCTTAATTTGGGTGTAATATTGTCCTCATTGAGCTGGGTTTGAAGCTCTCAGTAGTGAACAAATACCCAGCTGAAATGACAAATGGCTGGTGAGTAAGGTGTTTGTTTACATCATGCCCTACCTGCTACGGTGTCCTGGCATTCCATTTAGGCTGGGAATAAATTAAATGAGCCTCTGGCATTCTGTCCAACTGCCTTGGTTTCATGATTCTTTAATCATGCTGTGGgtttctttggggtttgggttgggtttttttttttttttcaaacaccCAGCAAGTAATTAAATTGGCCAGTGAAACAGGTAGGCTTGGAGTCGTTTCTGGATCAGAATTTACATAACCTGGGTGCATtacagcctggctgtgtgttTGTCAAGCCTTTAGGATGAGGATGCAGGGTGCTTATGTCATGTGTATGCCCTGAGGAGTTCTGCTGCCCCATACTCAGAGGCAGAGCTCATGCTGAAATTGCAGAGTTTAATGACCATACTGCTTTAGGTCTGTAAAGTAGCTTGTGAATGATCCCCAACAAAATTTATGAAGGTTTATGACCTTTAGGAAGGTTATAACTACTCCAGACAGATACCATGTTTGTATCTTGCTACAGCACTGAATTACAGTGACTATTTCCTGTGTTAACTCATAATGCTGTCCTCACTCAGTTCATTCATACCACCTGTGAACTCCTCCAGAGTTGGACACTCCAGAACTTTCCTCTTTCTGCCTACAAGCTTTGTGAATTCAGGACAGTTGTCTCACCTTCTAATCAACTCATCCAGCTTTGTTGACACAGGTGGTTGCTCATTTACCTAGAAGAATTTGCGTTTTCACTGCCCAGCAGTTGGTAGCTGTGAGTACAAGGTGCTGTGGCTTGGTGTGAGCTCAgctgaggctgagccctgcacacacagccccagcactcaACCTGTTCAAGCTCTTCTTGGGTTTAAGTGCTGTAGGCTTTTGCTTAAGAGCAGTTGTTGATCAGAGGAATGACTCAAGGTCTGGAAACAGAGTCCTgatgctttgtgctgctgttccctttCCATAGGGAGGTTGTGCCAGTCCAATGTGCcgtgtgctggagctgcagcatgCCCTGCCCTGGAGTCAGATGTGCTCTATAATGGGTGCCCAGAGGATGTGGGGCTCAGAGAGAGGCTCACCCCATGGAAACCACTGGTGCTGCTGATACCTCTCCGCCTTGGGCTCACAGAGATCAATGAAGCCTATATCGAAACACTAAAGGTAGGGAATCTGGagctgaattcctgctggggtGATGCTCTTGTGAATTAAGTAATTACTCAGAAGtcattgcaaaagaaaaatgtgtttagaGCCAATCCTTGTCAGAGGTCAGGATATAGGTTCTTGCAAGCTGTAGTCAGGAAAATGGGGGGCTTGAGGTgttggattgtttttttttttttcttttgaggatCTTACTTCACAACTTAGATCTCAGCCCCACTTTGTGTGCAGGTGGTACCAACCTGCTGAAGCCTTTGTTCAGCACAGCTGTACCCTGCTTGGTGGTAACCTGAGCATTAGTTAATACAGTGTTGCACACTCCCTGTGGCTCGGATGCTGAAGTTGGTGCTGCACTCTGAGGCTAAGAGCTGTCAGGTGGTTGCAGGTTGGAGAATTGAGAAGCTGCAGAATTTAGGGTGTGCACAAGACAGGGAGCACAATACTAGCAAGCTCTGAGCTTGGGTAAGAAAGCTCCAGATTCAGATTTGTAGGAAGTTACTTCTCTTAACTCAGTAATCATGCTTGGCTGCTCCAGGTGGATGAGGAACTTGAACTGTTTCCTGAATGATTGTTCCCTCCTGAGAGCACTGTTGCAACCTGATGACAGCTCCAGGGATCTTGCCAGTGattgcagcagagccaggacttGCCCATACCAAGTCCTGGAGTAGTGCAGCTTCTTTCATTTGGTCCACCTGTCTACTCCTGTCAGCAGTTAAAAGTCTTTTTGACCTGCTTCCATGTTCCTAGAAAGCCTTGTGTTGCAGCCTGATGGAGATTTTCTCCAGAAATGGCTGGTTTTGCTGCTAGAGTTGCTGATTTTACATGTCCCTGTCCATCTTTCCCACTGCATTTTTGGATGTTTGCCTTTGTTCCCACCTGCTTTTCACTGTCTGTcagctgtgtgttttctgtgttgcttttccagcactgcttcATGATGCCCCAGTCCCTGGGAGTGATTGGAGGGAAGCCAAACAGTGCTCACTACTTCATTGGCTATGTAGGTGAGTGCCCAGAGGATGCAAAAACTGTCCAAAGAATCTCCCCCCAGCTAAAAACTGCTTGTGGGGTGGTACAGCTCTTCTGCTTAGCCTGTGGTGCATGCTGCAGGGTTCTCCTTTCCTGCTGGAAGTGTGGAAGGCTGCTGTAGGCTGAACCTCTCACCTGAGTGATGTAGATTTGAACAGTGGCCATAAACTTCCACTGCATAACACTAAATCTGGTGTGTGGAGTGCATAAAGCCTGCTTCCTGCATTCAGAGTTCTTCAGCTTGGCTGGATATAACTGTTCTTTCTTTAGGTGTCCCTCAAACCCTACAAACTCTTATtactctcttcttccctctggtTTCCCCTCTGCCAGAGACCTCAGGTTATTTGTGCTTTAGATTTCTGGGGTCTGTTTGAGCTCACTCAGGAAGAGATGAGCAGGAACAGTACCCAAGTAGTGCCTGTGCCTCAATCCCAGGGTGGCACAGTGGAGTGGCCACCGTGGTTGTGCTGGCTGAGAAGCTTTTGGGGAAGTGGTGGGAAGCAAGATGTCCCTGGAATGTGGATTCCTCTGTGTGGTTgtgagctggctctgctgttgTTCTTTCACCACTTCTCAGCTTCTGGCAGGGTTCTCCCATTGATGTGTCCTTGCCTCTGCCCAGGTGAGGAGCTCATTTACCTGGATCCCCACACCACACAGCCAGCAGTGGAGCCCAGTGAGAGCGGCTGCCTCCCCGACGAGAGCTTCCACTGCCAGCACCCTCCGTGCAGGATGAGCATCGCCGAGCTCGACCCCTCCATTGCCGTGGTGTGTCCTGTCTCCTGCTCCCCATCACCccaggggcactgctggggtcCCTCTGTTCCACAGAGAGCTGGCAGAGGTGGTGGTGAAGGGCTGGGTactctgcagtgctctgggcaGGTGCTGCCCTGGGTTTTGGTGACACTGGTaaagcagctcctcacagaggGTGGTTTGTCCCAGGGAAATCCCCCTTGCATGGCAGTTAAATACCATTCCTCATGGAGCAGTGTCATTCTCCTGGGTTTAGATTGGGCTTTGATTCCAGCCTTCTGATGGGCAGATCTGAATCTATATGATGATGCACCATGGCTTATTTTCTGTTCAGCCTGAGATGCCtgccttttgtttcctttgttcctcctggttttccttctgcagtaAAGAGAACATTGATGATTCCAGCACTTGGATAGCCTGGTCACATCAAGCCTTCAGTTTAACAGGGCAGTGTGAGGCATGTTTTTAAAGCAAGGCAGTCAGGAGTATTAACTGCTTCCAGTCCTGATCATTACTTGGTGTTGATACAGGGCCTTAAGTCTGAAATTATCAATCTAAAATACAGAAGGAttaagtttttttcttctttttttttcagggttttttctgCAACACAGAGGCAGACTTTAATGACTGGTGCCAGCAAATCAAGAAGGTTTGTGTTTATAGATCTGGTCAGACATtgggacaggctgcccagggaagtggtggagtccccatcccaggaagtGTTCAAATGGcttgtggatgtggcacctggggacatggtttagtgctgatattggcagtgctgagggaatGGTTGGATTTGAAGATCTTGGAGTTGTTTTCTAACTTTAATGAGTCTCTGATTTTCTGTCCCTGGAAAAGAAATATGAGgtattgttttgtttccaaaccACTGCACAGAGACCATGTTCTCTGCAGCATGACCCCATTTAAgcctattaaaataatttattaaactaccaaaaggagcagagctctgaaatCCTCTTGATGATGTGATTcaaaagctgtgaaaaacatttttccagctCCAGTGAAGTCCTAACAGATCATTATCACCCCTGAAGTgcaccagcagtgcagagctgttgGTTCTCATGGCTCTGCTCTGTCTCCACAGCTGTCCCTGGTCAGAGGAGCGCTGCCCATGTTCGAGCTGGTGGAACGCCAGCCCTCACACTTCTCCAACCCTGATGTCCTGAATCTCACACCAGGTGAGGCcacacagggagggagagctgagggTGAGCTGATCCCTTTGGGTTTCTGGACTTCTAGTATGTTCCTGTTCCACCTGGAATTTAACCTGGTGTTCTTAGGTCAATTGATGTAGTTCTTTGGCTTTCAGCTAGA
This Catharus ustulatus isolate bCatUst1 chromosome 10, bCatUst1.pri.v2, whole genome shotgun sequence DNA region includes the following protein-coding sequences:
- the LOC117000974 gene encoding cysteine protease ATG4B, translating into MDAATLTYDTLRFEYEDFPETKEPVWILGRKYSVFTEKEEILLDVTSRLWFTYRKNFPAIGGTGPTSDTGWGCMLRCGQMIFAQALVCRHLGRDWRWIKGKRQMDDYFNVLNAFIDKKDSYYSIHQIAQMGVGEGKSIGQWYGPNTVAQVLKKLATFDTWSSLAVHIAMDNTVVMEEIRRLCQSNVPCAGAAACPALESDVLYNGCPEDVGLRERLTPWKPLVLLIPLRLGLTEINEAYIETLKHCFMMPQSLGVIGGKPNSAHYFIGYVGEELIYLDPHTTQPAVEPSESGCLPDESFHCQHPPCRMSIAELDPSIAVGFFCNTEADFNDWCQQIKKLSLVRGALPMFELVERQPSHFSNPDVLNLTPDSSDADRLERFFDSEDEDFEILSL